A region of the Stieleria sp. JC731 genome:
AACAATAGCCGTTCGAATACGCGTCCGGAAGTGCATGAACTAATTCGATTCCCGCTAGACCATAGTACTTGGGGTCATCAATGAATTGGACGTGCGCCCTGTATTGCGAAGGTCCAACTGGCGCAGTGATCCGAGTTTGCAATTCTTTCCAGGATCCTTCCCGATCGGAATACGTTCGGATTACCCACGATGCATCGTTCGGTATTTGGTGTCCGTCTTGAGGCATGCCACAACCTAAGGTCGTCGTTAATGCGAGAAGCAAAACTAGCGTGGATTTCATATTGATAAGGGGAACGGGACGGATCACGTGGTCGCCGCGAACGACTCACCACTTCAAAAACCTCAACTCGGCGACTCACGTGCATCCGATTGTTATGCGTCCGTTCCCCAATCGTGTACGTTGTCGTAACCCTTAGC
Encoded here:
- a CDS encoding DUF6924 domain-containing protein, which encodes MKSTLVLLLALTTTLGCGMPQDGHQIPNDASWVIRTYSDREGSWKELQTRITAPVGPSQYRAHVQFIDDPKYYGLAGIELVHALPDAYSNGYCFLADGNIVNSNLQTVTLLSFDPDSLDPADYARPPSAVPESELRSVRLLPEVVGEIDDNLSIANIDMDDVLNSVSSDGVYRGLEE